The sequence ATcagtgttcagttcagctttgATGACCAAGAAGGCCATAGCACATGATTCACATCACTTATCAAACCAATGAGTGACACTTTATGCTCTGTAATTTGGGGCATTGAGGTGGCCAGTGCCATCTGGATACTTGTGTTTGATCACAGAATAAATGTGACCTCTCAGTTGCTCAAAGGAAGTCACAGGTGCAACTGTTTGACCTTGACATGATTTGAACATGCAACCTTCTGATCTGGAGTCAGACGCGCTACCGTTGCGCCACAAGGTCTgttatgatattttaaaaatgcaagtaaaatgtttattattgcaTCAGCCAGCAGGATTCAGGTTTGAGCTAATATACTGCTCCATTTTATGTCCATCAACTAGTCTTACTTATTAATAcgcttattttgctgttagtGGTTCCAATTTTGCATTACTATTCCAGTTATAAAACTTATTTTGCCCTTGCAACATTTTGGCATTTGAATGCTGGTTTGGCCTCCGGCACTAAACACAGAGGAAGACCTTGACCCAGGACGTCCATGTACCAGTCAGGGTGTTCTTCTTCTAGAATATAGTCCCTCATTTGGTGCAGTCTATCACATGTCGCTCTAAAACTTGCCATcagtgttcagttcagctttgATGACCAAGCCATAGCACATGATTCACATCTCTTATCAAACCAATgagtgacactttttttttactgtagtttGGGGCATTGTCATTATGGAGGAGGCCAGTGCCATCTGGATACAGATCATGTGACCTCTCAGTTGCTCAGAGTAAGTCACAGAGAGTTGTAACCCTTTGACCCTGACGTGATTTGAACACGCAACCTTCTGATCTGGAGTCAGACGCGCTACCGTTGCGCCACAGAGTCTGCTGTCTCACACTGTTATGACAACTTAGAACCAACTTAGAACCATGTTATACAAGTATAATATCTATCACTGCAGCAGGATTCAAGCCTAAACCAAGATACACTTATGAAGACTTTGGCCAAAGACACTGTGCTCTTACGTTAATGCGGAGAgacctgccagtaaggagttgccATTGTCAATGCATGATATTACAAGAGCCTTTTGATGGGGGCACTAGCATCTTGAAAGAGACTACTGCAGTCAGGagacaaaatgtttcatcatacaACTGCTTGACTCTAATGCAATTTGAACATGAAACCTTCTTATCTGGAGTCAGACACACCAGAATTGCGCAAACTATAATATACAAAGATGCCATACAGCTGAAATGTCTATCACTGTTGCCCAGATATGGTTCCTTTATGTCCATCAACTTAAATACACAACCATATATATGCAGATGGGTGACACAATAAAGGAGAAAACAATCAAGTGTGTTATTAACAGGTTCAGCCACAACAAGCCTCAGAGCACTCAAGTATATATTCTCCATGTCTATTCTAGAGGGATGAACTTACTTCTTCCAGGGTATTATTGCTTCAtttggtggtggagagtgcaaTCTAACACTGGTGTTTGATTGGGTTTACATTTAGTGATGCACAGAGGAGGACTTTGACCCAGACATTCATGTGCCAGTCAGGGCGTTCTTCTTACagaagatattccctcatttggtgcaGTCTATCACATGTCGCTCTAAAACTTGCCATcagtgttcagttcagctttgATGACCAAGAAGGCCATAGCACATGATTCACATCACTTATCAAACCAATGAGTGACACTTTATGCTCTGTAATTTGGGGCATTGAGGTGGCCAGTGCCATCTGGATACTTGTGTTTGATCACAGAATAAATGTGGCCTCTCAGTTGCTCAAAGGAAGTCACAGGTGCAACTGTTTGACCTTGACATGATTTGAACATGCAACCTTCTGATCTGGAGTCAGACGCGCTACCGTTGCGCCACAAGGTCTgttatgatattttaaaaatgcaagtaaaatgtttattattgcaTCAGCCAGCAGGATTCAGGTTTGAGCTAATATACTGCTCCATTTTATGTCTATCAACTAGTCTTACTTATTAATAcgcttattttgctgttagtGGTTCCAATTTTGCATTACTATTCCAGTTATAAAACTTATTTTGCCCTTGCAACATTTTGGCATTTGAATGCTGGTTTGGCCTCCGGCACTAAACACAGAGGAAGACCTTGACCCAAGACGTCCATGTACCAGTCAGGGTGTTCTTCTTCTAGAATATAGTCCCTCATTTGGTGCAGTCTATCACATGTCGCTCTAAAACTTGCCATcagtgttcagttcagctttgATGACCAAGCCATAGCACATGATTCACATCTCTTATCAAACCAATGAGTGACACTTTATGCTCTGTAGTTTGGGGCATTGTCATTATGGAGGAGGCCAGTGCCATCTGGATACAGATCATGTGACCTCTCAGTTGCTCAGAGTAAGTCACAGAGAGTTGTAACCCTTTGACCCTGACGTGATTTGAACACGCAACCTTCTGATCTGGAGTCAGACGCGCTACCGTTGCGCCACAGAGTCTGCTGTCTCAAACTGTTATGGCAACTTAGAACCATGTTATACAAGTACAATATCTATCGCTACAGCAAGATTCAAGCCTAAACCAAGATACACTGATGAAGACTTTGGCCAAAGACACTGTGCTCTTAAGTTAATGCGGAGAgacctgccagtaaggagttgctATTGTCAATGCATGATATTACAAGAGCTTTTTGATGGGGGCATTAGCATCTTGAAAGAGACTACTGCAGTCAGGagacaaaatgtttcatcatacaACTGCTTGACTCTAATGCAATTTGAACATGAAACCTTCTTATCTGGAGTCAGACACACCAGAATTGCGCAAACTATGTATACAAAGATGCCATACAGCTGAAACGTCTATCACTGTAGCCCAGGTATGGTTCCTTTATGTCCATCAGCTTAAATACACAACCATATATGCAGATGGGTGACACAATAAAGGAGAAAGCAATCAAGTGTGTTATTAACAGGTTGGGTCACGACAAACCTCCACAAAAGACTCAGAGGACTTTGGTATATATTCTCCAAGTCTCCAAAACTCATCTAGAGGGATATAGTTAATTCTTCCAAAGTATATTGCCTCAtttggtggtggagagtgcaaTCTAACACTGGTGTTTGATTGGGTTTACATTTAGTGATGCATAGACCACTCATGAAACTCACACAGTGACTGCAAATGTTGCTCATGAAGGATTAAGAATGCTCAGATCAACCAGCTGCTCATTTGAAGGTGATCACTTTTGACCTTGATGTGATTTGAACACGCAACCTTCTGATCTGGAGTCAGACGTGCTACCGTTGCACCACAAGGTCTGCTATTGACATCTGTCATGACAATTTAGAACCATGCTATACAAGTACAATATCTATGTAAGGGACTGAGCTGGCAGACAAAGGAAACTCAGGTGGTTTCAAAAAaagagggtttttattttacccaaaaaacgcaaaaaaggtacaaatgacaatatatgtaaataaagttcagGGCCCATAAAAGAGGTCAAATAAACAGAACTCAACAAAAGTGAACTTAACCCTGCTAACAGACCTTTCAAAATGTACACAAAGGGGAACATATATACTGGATGATCAGACCATAACACAAGAGGGGTAactgacaaatgacaaacaaaaaaaacccaacagaaTTCCCCCCCCAAAACAGGTTAACTCAACTAAAATCAACTAAACCAAAAATACCCAACTAAACAttcaataaagagaaacaaacaatatgactaaacttgaaataaacagTTCCTCCCTGTGAGGTGTCAGGACTTGGTATGACCCAATTggccacttcctgtatttaaCCATTGCATGTCCTGATGCACATCCTTTGCCCAGGCCTGGCCAGATGTCCTCCAGGAGCAGCACCCCAACACTGGTAactcaaaaaatgaaaattagaacAACTTAAACTAATGACATATAAGTTGACCAAATGTGCGCGCTACAAATAGAAACTAATGTACtgccaaactgtaaaataaaatgagtatgatgtatgaaacaaaatccagtgtgttgttatttatttgtatgtaatgtgaaatgtaaaattagctaactgaggaaaaaatgaaCTACAGATGTAAAAGAGACCAAAGTGTGAGTGCCAGCTGGGATACAAACTTCAATGCAGCTGTGTGGCTGCAAGTGCGGCTATCACAATCTATCACAGCAGCAGGATTCAAGCCTGAACTGAGACACACTGATGAAGACTTTGGCCAAAGACACTGTGCTCTTACTGTAATGCGGAGAGACCTGTCAGTAAGGAGTTGCCATTGTCAATGCATGATATTACAAGAGCTTTTTGATGGGGGCATTAGCATCTTGAAAGAGACTACTGCAGTCAGGagacaaaatgtttcatcatacaACTGCTTGACTCTAATGCAATTTGAACATGAAACCTTCTTATCTGGAGTCAGACACACCAGAATTGCGCAAACTATATATACAAAGATGCCATACAGCTGAAATGTCTATCACTGTAGCCCAGGTATGGTTCCTTATGATGGGGGCATTAGCATCTTGAAAGAGACTACTGCAATCaggacagaaatgtttcatcatacaACTGCTTGACCCTAACGCAATTTGAATATGAAACTTTATCTGGAGTCAGACACACCAGAATTGCGCAAACTATAATATAGAAAGATGCCATACAAGTGAAATGTTTATCACTGCAGCCTGAGCCCAGATATGGTTCCTTTTATGTCCGTCAGCTTAAATACACAACAACCCAATCTAACACTAGTGTTTGATTGGGTTTACATTTAGTGATGCATAGACCACTCATAACACTCAGTGACTGCAAATGTTCCTCATTTCAGGATTAACAATGCTCAGGTCAACCAGCTGCTCATTTGAAGGTGATCACCTATGACCTTGATGTGATTTGAACACACAACCTTCTGATCTGGAGTCAGACGCGCTACCGTTGCGCCACAAGGTCTGTTATCACAGTGTAAAAATGGGGTCATACaagtaaaatgtttattattgcaTCAGCCAGCAGGATTCAGGCTTGAGCCAATATACCGCTCCATTTTATGTCCATTAACTAGTCTTACTTATTAATGCTCTTATTTTGCTCTTACTTGTTCCAATTTTGCATTACTATTCCAATTATAAAACTTATTTTGTCcttgcaacatttttttatttgaatgctGGTTTGTGTGGTGGCCGCACCACATGTGAGCACCAAGTGTTAgtagttttctttttaacactTAACgtacaaacatttcaaataatgaCAGTACACAtagtcttttgttttcatacagcacacacttcattattgacagtttgtttgctaATTTGAGTGCATGCATTTTGGTTAACATTCTGTCATTAATATTTCTTGCTTGTGTTAAATCATGCTTtacctttgtcttttttttcatggatCCGGCGAGTTCTCCCTCTGGCCAAACTAGTCGGCATCGGTAAAGATGGCCTCTTATACTGTGGCAGGCAGGAAGTGGAAGAGGCCAACCGGGCGTGCCAGAGGGGAGTCTGCCTAATTACTTTAAGAtgtcaagttttatttttcttgcttttgatagttagtttggttgtaaatagtttcttgatttaaatctttgttGCGATTAATGTTTATGATATAGAGATAATTGTTTATTCCTGCCCCTTCTTGTATGTCTGTGTAGACTAGCCTGTGTGTATATAAACCCCCCTTATGTGTCATTTGTCAGGTCTGTTATGTTCAGGTCAGGTCGCTTTTTGTTTAGTTGACCTCAATTTGAGTTAAAGGGTCCTAGTTATTTTGAAATTACTTTCCtctattttttctatttttgtattttgaaaaaaattatttaagtTGAAATTAACTTGTAAATTActattttttgctttatacaCCTGGTGTTCTTGAGTCTTACTGCTTGGTCCCTGACAGTTTGGCATCTGGCATTAAACACAGAGGAAGACCTTGACCCAAGATGTCCATGTGCCAGTCAGGGCGTtcttcttccaaaagatattccctcatttggtgcaGTCTATCACATGTCACTCTAAAACTTGCTATCAGTGTTCAGTGCAGTTTTGATGACCAAGAAGGCCATAGTATGTGATTCACATCACTTATCAAACCAGTGAGTGACAGCTCATGCTTTGTGATGTGGGGCATTGTCATTATGGAGGACGCCAGTGCTATCAGGATACATATGTTTGATCAGAGAATAAATGCAACCCTTCAGTTGCTCAAAGGAAGTCACAGGGAGTTGCAACTGTTTGACCCTGACGTGATTTGAACACGCAACCTTCTGATCTGGAGTCAGACGCGCTACCGTTGCGCCACAGAGTCTGCTGTCTCACACTGTTATGACAACTTAGAACCATGTTATACAAGTATAATATCTATCACTGCAGCAGGATTCAAGCCTGAGCTGAGATAAACTGATGAAGACTTTGGCCAAAGACATTGTGCTCCTCATGCAgaagatatttcctcatttgaaGTTTTGACAATGGTGGTGAAGAGTGCTGTGATAAACGTGTCGCCCCAAAATTAGGTGTTCAGTTTAGCTTACATCTGGTGACAGCAAAGGCCAAAACATAtgatttaaattattaaattattattattattattattattaaattaaattacaatgttacaatttcaTTTGGCAGTTGCTTTGATCCAAAGTGACATACATCTGAGAgttaatacaacacaagcaaggatctagtcaggagagaacaatgTGAGTAAGTGCTATAAAGTTAAGTTCAAGTCTGATAGGATGTAGGTaccaacaggcagtgcacagaggTAACGCCTGTTAAcgaactacagaagagaagcGTCTAGCTAGCAACTTaaggccctgttgtggtggttgtGCCAGatgcctttcattggcagagcatAAAGAGtaggagggagtgtagacctgaatgagggagttcaggtaggtggAAGCtgttagttgctgttttgtgagCGAGCATCAAGGTTTTGAATCTGATtcgggcagcaactgggagccagtggagggatatgaacagcAGGGTGACATgttgttttgggctggttgaagaccagagCCTTATGATGGGCGGGATGAACTCATTTCTTCCAAAGTATATTGCCTCAATTGGTGTTTAGATGATGGTGGAGAGTGCAGTCTGACACTGATCTAAAATGTCACATAGAAGTTTGATTGGGTTTACATTTAGTGATGCATAGACCACTCATAATGCTCACAGTGACTCCTCATGAAGTATTAACAATGCTCAGGCCAACCACCTGCTCATTGGAAGGTGATCACCTGTGACCTTGACGTGATTTGAACACGCAACCTCCTGATCTGGAGTCAGATGCGCTACCATTGCGCCACAAGGTCTGTTATCACAAGGTAAAAACGGGGTCATACAAGtaaactgtttattattgtttataattGCATCAGCCAGCAGGATTCAAGCTTGAGCTAATATACCACTCCATTTTATGTTCATTAACTAGTATAACTAATTACTTATGAATGCtcttattttgctgttactGGTTCTAATTCAGAATCAACTTATCAAACCACTGAGTCACACCTCATGCTCTGTGATttggggcattgtcatcatGGAGGAGGCCAGTTCCATCTGGATACATGTGTTTGATCACAGAATAAATGAGACCTCTCAGTTGCTCAAAGGAAGTCACAGGGAGTTGCAACTGTTTGACCCTGACATGATTTGAACACGCAACCTTCTGATCTGGAGTCAGACGCGCTACCGTTGCGCCACAGAGTCTACTGTCTCACACTGTTATGACAACTTAGAACCATGTTATACAAGTATAATATCACTGCAGCAGGATTCAAGCCTGAACTGAGATACACCGATGAAGACTTTGGCCAAAGACACTGTGCTTTACATGCAgaagatatttcctcatttgacAATGGTGATGGAGAGTGCTTAACATGTCACCCCAAAATTTATCATAGGTGTTCAGTTTAGCTGAGATCTAGTGACAGCAAAGgccaaaacacatttacatgacTTTCATGCTCTTACAATTTCATTTGGCAGTTGcctttatccaaagcgacgtacattAATACAAtacaagcaaggatctagtcaggaggGAACAACGTGAGTAAGTGCCATGAAGCCAAGTTGGGTCCTAGGAATGGggagggactctgcagatcaaaTGAAGTTTGGTTACTCGTTCCACCAAtggggaactacagaagagacGAGTCTAGCTAGTGACTTAAGGCCCTGTTGTCGTGGTTGTACCAGGTGCCTTTTATTGGCAGAGTAGTGAGCGTAtacctgaatgagggagttcaggtaggcaggagctgttttacttgctgttttgtaagcgagCATCAAGGTTTTGAATCTGATTCAGGtagcaactgggagccagtggagggatatgaacagtGAGGTGACATGCCTCTCAGTTACTCAAAGTCAGAGTTGCAACTGTCTGACCCTGACGTGATTTGAACATGCAACCTTATGATCAGGAGTCAGATTCAATACCGTCGCACCACAGAGTGCTTTAGGGAGATGACATTTTGATCCAAAGTCAATCCTCCAAGTCACTGAAGGCAACTGTGCATTTTATGTTACATAGCATAAGCTATGTGCTTGGATGGAGGCATCTGTTCTGTGGCAACTTTTCTAGCCAGAAGGAACATAGAAAGCTTCAAATCCATTTGCTGCAATAATCCTTATGAATCTTTTACACAGTTTTCCAGGATGTAACTGCTATTTTGACCAGTAAACATCTAGTTTTGTAAAATGCTTGCTGCCTCCTGAAGGGTAACAGTAGTCTTAAGCCAGAGTATTTGACAAGATCTTTATTGAATTCAGAAAGCTTTGCTCATGCTGATGAGATCCACCACTTAGTATCTATGGCCCTGAAAGACAGGAATGAACAAACATTAGTACAAGTAACAATAAGGCTTAATATTGTTTTACAATGTCCAGCTTACTTTGCCTGGGTTGTATCCACCAGCTCGGGAATGAGAAGGAGCAGAAACCCCACCTCTTGCACGACCTTGTCCATAAGGAGCAATCACAGGACGCTTCACAGGTGGCCTGGGGTCCTCAAAGCTCTGGGGGACTGCAAAGGCCTCAGTCTGCTGTGCAGGACCGGGGTTATCAGAGAAATGGTATCTGATGTAGTGAACGTCTTCCCAGTTGTCGCTTCCCTGCtcgttgctgctgctgtagtgACTGACTGTGCCCGGAGGATACTGGCCGGTCAGGAACATGTAGTCGTAGTGAGGGTAAATATTCCAGCTTCCACCAATGCTGGACTCTGGCTGAGGTTGGCTGGTGAACTCTTGTCCAGCAGAGATTGGCgctggaggaggcagaggagggagcAAGCCTTGTTCCTCGGTCTCCCTCTGGTAGTCACCGTTCTCAAAGGCTTCCTCAAAATGGGACAACTCTCCTGCCTGGTACACTGGTCCaggtggaggaagaggtggaCTCACATTCTCAGGTCTACTGGAGCCAACGCCATGAGTGCCCACTGACATCTCACCCACAGAAGAGATACTGGGAGGTGCAACAATCCAGTTGATGTCTGAGAAGaggaataaagagaaaatgagtAGCAGGTTCCAACGAAGCCATGTTCAAGAATTTGAATCCAAGAGTAATCAGTAAGCCAAGAGCTGCTGGTAATAACTGATCTAGATCCACAAGACAAACAATAGATTTGTTACCTCCTGAGGCAGGTTGGAAAGCAGCTCCAGGCTGTGTTGAGCTGGCAGGGCTGTTTGTCAAAGAACTACCACCGTATCCTGACAGAGCAGGCCCAGAAGAGGAGCTAGAGCCAAAGGACGGTGCTGGTTTTCTCTGAACACCAGTCTGAGTGGAACTGGGCGCCCACTGTGGAGCAGGCAAATAAGCTGGTTCGGAGACTCCTTTAGAAGGAGCATTGTAAGGCATCGCAGCTACAGGTGCAGACTGGCTAGAGCCAAGATAAGGGCCAGCATTGGTATTATAGCCTGGAGCTGAGCACAAGAGAAAAAGTTCATTAGAAGACAGTTCAActgaaaacataacattttccTGTAGTGGATGATGATAGTTTACCATGCTTAAGAGGAGTGCAGCATATATCCACAATCAGCAAAGCAAAGAGGGAAGCcctgtgatcattttaaaaagacaacacaTCAACAAACATTTCCCAGCAAACATTTACAAGACTACTTGAAAAGACACCAACTGCTTACCATGAGAAGAACCAAGCAGTCATCATGTTGAAGGCGAAGACTAAAGAATCTGTCAAATGTGAAGGGTTATAAATGTTGCCAGAGATCAgcctgaccaatcagagcctAATCAGTTAATGATGGACAGCTGCTGGTGAATGAGTCTCAGGTAAGATGGATCAGCTTATAAATATGTCAGCGGCTTCTTGTGTATCTGtcccaaacccccccccccccccccccccccccccccctctcttgGCCCATCAGAGGAGCACAACTACAAATGTGTTGCACACTATATGTTTGTAAAGCTTGAGGACTTGCTGCATTTAAGTAGAAAAACAATGGAGATGCTGAGAGACTCCTattaagaacattttaattgatgACATAACAATATGTGCAATGTGTTActgagtatatgtgtgtgtgtgtgtgtgtgtgtgtgtgtgtgtgtgtgtccataacAACCTTTATAGACAGTTCTGACAAAGATAAAGAACACAAAGCAACTTATTTTGTTCCTTATGAAGCTTCCACAATTATAAACTCATAATGTCTTGTTATCCATCTGGTCACTCGTGGAAATTACAGAAAGTTTGACCTTGATGTGGTTTGAACACATAACCTTAACCCAAGACATCCATGTGCCAGTCAGAGCTGTAGGAATTTATGCGCTCAAATATCTTAACGATTTTATGGGGGAATTATGAATTtttattgtgcacaactccaacatgaaattattcgtccagtgacataactcatattagagtaggtataataatagggaaatagtcctctttgttggccacacaagagaggtcaattagaattatgatgaataatcttaattatgattttgcaaaGGTATCtgtcttttaaggttaagtgactgagatgcaagcacaagaaaacacaaacaagtccactttaattacatacacatttattactaatactacaactacaagtactaaacactacaacTTTTTgcaaacaagacacaagagggaaaagaaaactGGTACACAAGGCTATGGCTTGTGAATGATTGAAATACATGATGCAGAGTCATCTATTGTGCAGTTGGTATGAGAGACCcgataaacagatgagataaCTGTTGTCTGGGAAGCGGCGAGTCAAATCAACAGTACAACAGCTTAGTTCAGAACTGTCaattgaaattacaaatcatgaa comes from Thunnus maccoyii chromosome 8, fThuMac1.1, whole genome shotgun sequence and encodes:
- the LOC121902562 gene encoding protein PRRC2A-like — translated: MMTAWFFSWASLFALLIVDICCTPLKHAPGYNTNAGPYLGSSQSAPVAAMPYNAPSKGVSEPAYLPAPQWAPSSTQTGVQRKPAPSFGSSSSSGPALSGYGGSSLTNSPASSTQPGAAFQPASGDINWIVAPPSISSVGEMSVGTHGVGSSRPENVSPPLPPPGPVYQAGELSHFEEAFENGDYQRETEEQGLLPPLPPPAPISAGQEFTSQPQPESSIGGSWNIYPHYDYMFLTGQYPPGTVSHYSSSNEQGSDNWEDVHYIRYHFSDNPGPAQQTEAFAVPQSFEDPRPPVKRPVIAPYGQGRARGGVSAPSHSRAGGYNPGKGHRY